In Mytilus edulis chromosome 13, xbMytEdul2.2, whole genome shotgun sequence, a single window of DNA contains:
- the LOC139501219 gene encoding B-box type zinc finger protein ncl-1-like — protein sequence MASVISCGPCLYDETNQNARKWCTSCEEGLCEDCEKNHKKTKTTRDHKLISIDDYRKIEDVPINITCSDHDKKFEWFCKSHDKALCVTCLPSEHKSCSDVIPIDVAATNARQSTAISDLQEAIELIFRNITHCINNRNTATKDIEKEEKDIRKIIQDTRRKINKHLDALEEKLIQTLVAASETCKSNCNTFTRKFHSQQKTLIRLKDQVLKMKEFASDLQVFLGTRQIDQLVMSETESIKTAAKSMYDYKFNLVLNSHIQKLSNGLVKDFGKIQVAEPTSNLNIKEIKIEQAQIQQKIPSRNVADVKLELLTKVKIKREGDIRITGCSIFPNGHLLFANYNTTELLEYNEEGNCIGRIQVSANPYDITVLDSDRIAITYGSKRFFEIFNYHNSWVVKMIETGGNCWGLSQSNGKIYVRHNQDIGVFDKMGNKLSTLAASGKLYISSSKINIFCSNNSKNNVCCYDMSGQEVWKFHDDYVQHPLGVANDCWGNVFVVGGMSFNLLIIQHDGKTYKNLLNLNRNSIPRAVYYDKDKNTLLFCDQRGDNCALYKILYP from the coding sequence ATGGCTTCCGTTATATCTTGTGGTCCATGTCTGTATGACGAAACCAATCAGAATGCTAGAAAATGGTGTACCAGTTGTGAAGAGGGTTTATGTGAAGACTGTGAGAAAAATCATAAGAAAACCAAAACTACAAGGGATCATAAACTTATCTCGATTGACGATTATCGAAAGATAGAAGATGTTCCAATCAACATTACTTGCAGCGATCATGACAAGAAATTCGAGTGGTTCTGTAAATCTCACGATAAAGCTCTTTGTGTGACGTGCTTGCCAAGTGAACACAAATCTTGTTCTGATGTCATACCAATAGATGTTGCTGCTACAAATGCTAGACAATCCACGGCTATATCCGACTTGCAGGAGGCAATTGAGTTAATATTTCGAAATATAACACATTGcatcaacaatagaaatactGCAACAAAAGATATTGAAAAGGAAGAAAAAGATATTAGGAAGATTATCCAAGATACGaggagaaaaataaataagcacTTGGACGCGCTTGAAGAAAAACTAATCCAAACATTGGTAGCAGCATCAGAAACATGCAAATCAAATTGTAATACGTTTACACGAAAGTTCCATTCACAACAGAAAACACTGATCAGGCTAAAAGATCAAGTACTGAAGATGAAAGAGTTTGCATCCGACTTACAAGTATTTCTTGGAACGCGTCAAATTGACCAATTAGTTATGAGTGAAACAGAATCCATCAAAACTGCAGCTAAGTCTATGTACGATTATAAATTCAACCTGGTTCTTAACAGTCATATTCAGAAATTATCAAATGGTTTAGTCAAAGATTTTGGAAAAATTCAAGTAGCTGAACCAACCTCGAATTTAAACATTAAAGAGATAAAAATAGAGCAGGCACAAATACAGCAAAAGATACCATCGAGAAATGTCGCTGACGTAAAACTTGAATTATTAACAAAGGTTAAAATCAAGCGAGAAGGAGATATTCGTATTACAGGTTGTTCTATATTTCCTAATGGACATCTATTGTTTGCGAATTACAATACCACAGAACTATTGGAGTACAATGAAGAAGGTAACTGCATCGGCAGAATTCAAGTTTCTGCTAATCCATATGATATCACAGTGCTAGATTCTGATCGTATTGCAATCACATACGGAAGTAAAAGATTCTTCGAAATTTTTAATTATCACAATAGTTGGGTTGTGAAGATGATAGAGACCGGTGGAAACTGCTGGGGATTAAGtcagtcaaatggcaaaatttacGTCCGACATAATCAAGATATTGGTGTTTTTGACAAAATGGGAAATAAACTATCTACTTTGGCTGCCTCAGGAAAGTTATATATCTCTTCGTCAAAAATCAACATCTTCTgttcaaacaattcaaaaaacAATGTATGTTGTTATGACATGAGTGGACAAGAAGTGTGGAAGTTTCACGATGATTATGTACAGCATCCGTTAGGCGTAGCAAATGATTGTTGGGGTAACGTTTTCGTTGTTGGTGGTATGTCTTTTAACCTATTAATTATACAACATGACGGGAAAACCTATAAAAACCTGCTTAATTTGAATAGAAATTCTATCCCGCGTGCGGTATACTATGATAAGGACAAAAACACTCTGCTGTTCTGTGATCAACGCGGTGATAATTGTGCATTGTATAAGATATTGTACCCTTAa